A region from the Cryptosporangium arvum DSM 44712 genome encodes:
- a CDS encoding LLM class flavin-dependent oxidoreductase gives MKLGLALDLGSAALVADQVGDALPVLRTAEDVGVDAVWIGESYHRRPEPFHLPSALLVLAHLAARTSLRLGTGVLLLRAYDPLRLAYETALLDQLSGGRLTVGIGLGPADLRTRFGTSTRPDAALETLRKAWNEVAPAPVSGPRLLVGGGAEVAVRRAATYGDGYYAATNYTDRLLARQASAYRELVPGGKVVANRLCLVHPDGSRARELAEQYFAPVAGYYSSRGLWESVPGDPAAPSTLVGTPAEVGAALRGYAEAGVTTVNLRVKPFGTPPDVARRTLELVTAAIG, from the coding sequence GTGAAGCTCGGACTCGCACTCGACCTCGGCTCGGCGGCCCTGGTCGCCGACCAAGTCGGCGACGCGCTGCCGGTGCTCCGTACCGCGGAAGACGTCGGCGTCGACGCCGTCTGGATCGGGGAGAGCTACCACCGCCGGCCGGAACCGTTCCACCTGCCGTCCGCGCTGCTCGTGCTCGCGCACCTGGCCGCGCGGACGTCGCTGCGCCTGGGTACCGGTGTGCTGCTGCTGCGCGCCTACGACCCGCTGCGCCTGGCCTACGAGACCGCGCTGCTCGACCAGCTCTCCGGCGGCCGGCTGACCGTCGGCATCGGCCTGGGCCCCGCCGACCTGCGGACGCGGTTCGGCACCAGCACCCGCCCCGACGCCGCGCTCGAGACGCTGCGGAAAGCCTGGAACGAGGTGGCGCCCGCCCCGGTGAGCGGGCCCCGGCTGCTCGTCGGCGGTGGCGCCGAGGTGGCGGTGCGCCGGGCGGCCACCTACGGCGACGGGTACTACGCCGCCACCAACTACACCGACCGGCTGCTGGCGCGGCAGGCCTCGGCGTACCGCGAACTGGTGCCCGGCGGCAAGGTCGTCGCCAACCGGCTGTGCCTGGTGCACCCGGACGGGTCGCGGGCCCGGGAGCTCGCCGAGCAGTACTTCGCCCCGGTCGCCGGCTACTACTCGTCCCGGGGGCTGTGGGAGTCCGTGCCGGGCGACCCGGCGGCCCCGTCGACGCTCGTCGGCACGCCCGCCGAGGTGGGGGCGGCGCTGCGCGGCTACGCCGAGGCCGGCGTCACCACCGTCAACCTGCGGGTGAAGCCGTTCGGTACGCCGCCGGACGTCGCCCGCCGCACCCTGGAACTCGTCACCGCCGCCATCGGCTGA
- a CDS encoding cysteine hydrolase family protein: MTLRERQLAALRGGRPALIVVDVQRSFADPEYLVGYQLAPDASAAVAAAVRRTGALVDAARAAGVPVFWVGLGTDPATPWRASLWLRTGDPGAPYGPDEPCVRGTPGADWYGLTPADDETQVVKRGYSGFLGTGLAEALRDAGVGWTAVAGLTSDCCVAATATDAFQLGWPVLVPADAVAAYDVATHEAALAQLALHVAVLTTADELVSRWRR, translated from the coding sequence GTGACCCTGCGCGAACGACAGCTGGCGGCTCTGCGCGGCGGGCGGCCGGCGCTGATCGTCGTCGACGTCCAGCGCTCGTTCGCCGACCCGGAGTACCTCGTCGGCTACCAACTGGCGCCGGACGCGTCGGCCGCGGTCGCCGCCGCCGTGCGGAGGACCGGCGCACTGGTCGACGCGGCGCGCGCGGCCGGCGTGCCGGTGTTCTGGGTCGGGCTCGGCACCGACCCGGCCACCCCCTGGCGTGCCAGCCTCTGGTTGCGTACCGGCGACCCCGGCGCGCCCTACGGGCCGGATGAACCGTGCGTCCGCGGGACGCCGGGCGCGGACTGGTACGGCCTCACCCCGGCCGACGACGAGACGCAGGTGGTCAAGCGGGGATACAGCGGGTTCCTGGGCACCGGGCTGGCCGAGGCGCTCCGGGACGCCGGGGTCGGATGGACGGCCGTGGCCGGGCTCACCAGCGACTGCTGCGTGGCGGCCACCGCGACCGACGCGTTCCAGCTCGGCTGGCCGGTGCTCGTCCCGGCCGACGCGGTCGCCGCGTACGACGTCGCGACGCACGAGGCCGCGCTGGCCCAGCTCGCGCTCCACGTCGCGGTACTGACGACCGCCGACGAACTGGTCAGCCGATGGCGGCGGTGA
- a CDS encoding SDR family NAD(P)-dependent oxidoreductase, producing MSEKVLSGKVAIVTGGSRGIGAATARRLARLGADVAITYAIEAEKAKAVLDDLRAEGVRAEAIQADQADRAQVTAMVDAVARQFGRIDILVNNAGVFRPGELSGADRDAQAAVNVTGVADTTYQALRYLSDGGRVISLSSGLATRAGTPGVADYAAGKAAVAGYTRAWANDVAPRRITVNVIECGLVDTDMAVPADSELGRVFVQMIPLRRYASADEVAGAVAFLAGPDADYITGSTLRVDGGALA from the coding sequence GTGAGCGAGAAGGTTCTGTCCGGCAAGGTGGCGATCGTGACCGGCGGCAGCCGGGGCATCGGGGCCGCGACCGCCCGGCGGCTGGCGCGGCTGGGCGCGGACGTGGCCATCACCTACGCCATCGAGGCGGAGAAGGCCAAAGCGGTCCTCGACGACCTGCGCGCGGAAGGCGTACGCGCCGAGGCGATCCAGGCCGACCAGGCCGACCGCGCCCAGGTGACCGCGATGGTCGACGCGGTGGCCCGGCAGTTCGGCCGGATCGACATCCTGGTCAACAACGCGGGGGTGTTCCGGCCCGGCGAGCTGTCCGGCGCCGACCGGGACGCGCAGGCGGCCGTGAACGTGACCGGCGTGGCCGACACGACCTACCAGGCCCTGCGCTACCTGAGCGACGGCGGTCGCGTGATCAGCCTGTCCTCGGGGCTCGCGACCCGGGCCGGCACCCCGGGCGTGGCCGACTACGCGGCGGGCAAGGCGGCCGTCGCCGGGTACACCCGGGCCTGGGCCAACGACGTCGCGCCCCGGCGGATCACCGTCAACGTCATCGAGTGCGGCCTGGTCGACACCGACATGGCGGTGCCCGCCGACTCCGAGCTGGGCCGGGTGTTCGTGCAGATGATCCCGCTGCGCCGGTACGCGAGCGCGGACGAGGTCGCGGGCGCGGTCGCGTTCCTCGCCGGCCCCGACGCCGACTACATCACCGGCAGCACGCTGCGCGTCGACGGCGGCGCGCTCGCCTGA
- a CDS encoding AraC family transcriptional regulator: protein MYHWNDPGSTPDARTWRDAFIDLHGESRVTLTETGPWAGRLEWQRSTSYGIALCGNVREEFVRQGRHIRADTRGVFELLVPMVGSAQVTQAGAESVIRPGTLALCDVDRPFTFAHAEDFVSTAVLIPTDAVHRRTATRESLAFDGTAGLGRVIRRMVLTLQEEREQLTGAAFDVACDQLLDLVGLAAEGAVDSAPPAQRAEVEAQIRRYVRRHAADSGLTVAGIARALGWSTRYIQDVLQAAGTTSRDLIRTERLRAARTRLTSPNWRHRSITQIAYACGFTSHSSFATAYRREFGLTPRETRQASAPPSTRSVLPVM, encoded by the coding sequence ATGTACCACTGGAACGATCCGGGCTCGACCCCCGACGCGCGGACCTGGCGGGACGCGTTCATCGACCTGCACGGGGAGAGCCGGGTCACCCTCACCGAGACCGGTCCCTGGGCCGGCCGGCTGGAATGGCAGCGGTCGACGTCCTACGGCATCGCGCTCTGCGGCAACGTCCGTGAGGAGTTCGTCCGGCAGGGCAGGCACATCCGGGCCGACACCCGGGGCGTGTTCGAGCTGCTGGTCCCCATGGTCGGCAGCGCCCAGGTCACGCAGGCCGGCGCCGAGAGCGTGATCCGGCCGGGGACGCTCGCGCTGTGCGATGTGGACCGCCCGTTCACGTTCGCCCACGCCGAGGACTTCGTCTCGACCGCGGTGCTGATCCCCACCGATGCGGTCCACCGCCGCACCGCGACGCGCGAGTCCCTGGCGTTCGACGGCACCGCCGGGCTGGGCCGGGTGATCCGGCGCATGGTGCTCACCCTGCAGGAGGAGCGCGAGCAGCTCACCGGTGCGGCGTTCGACGTCGCCTGTGACCAGCTGCTCGACCTGGTCGGGCTGGCGGCGGAGGGCGCCGTCGATTCGGCGCCCCCGGCCCAGCGGGCGGAGGTCGAGGCCCAGATCCGGCGGTACGTGCGGCGTCACGCGGCCGACTCCGGCCTCACGGTCGCCGGGATCGCGCGGGCGCTCGGCTGGTCGACGCGCTACATCCAGGACGTCCTGCAGGCGGCCGGCACCACCTCGCGCGACCTCATCCGCACCGAACGGCTGCGCGCCGCGCGCACCCGGCTGACCAGCCCGAACTGGCGCCACCGGTCGATCACGCAGATCGCGTACGCCTGCGGATTCACCAGCCACTCGTCGTTCGCCACCGCGTACCGGCGCGAGTTCGGGCTGACCCCCCGGGAGACCCGTCAGGCGAGCGCGCCGCCGTCGACGCGCAGCGTGCTGCCGGTGATGTAG
- a CDS encoding SigE family RNA polymerase sigma factor: MASNLDEVAFDSYVAEHGRTFLRFAYVLCGDYHLAEDLVQESFVRVHRRWPKVRSEQPAAYVRKTILRQYLSWRRRRASAEVPALPDADTNQDGRPDHADSVADRDAVRIAVAGLPPRQRAVLVLRFYEDLDDDEIAAIIGCSAPTVRSHASRALARLRGASPLLEERFS, translated from the coding sequence GTGGCGAGCAACCTCGACGAGGTGGCGTTCGACAGTTACGTCGCTGAGCACGGGCGGACGTTCCTGCGGTTCGCGTACGTGTTGTGCGGTGACTACCACCTGGCCGAGGACCTCGTCCAGGAGTCGTTCGTGCGGGTGCACCGGCGCTGGCCGAAGGTGCGCTCCGAGCAGCCTGCGGCCTACGTGCGCAAGACGATCCTGCGGCAGTACCTGTCGTGGCGCCGGCGGAGAGCGTCGGCGGAGGTGCCTGCCCTCCCCGACGCCGACACCAACCAGGACGGTCGTCCCGACCACGCCGACAGCGTGGCCGACCGCGACGCGGTGCGGATCGCCGTCGCCGGGCTGCCCCCGCGTCAGCGCGCGGTGCTCGTGCTCCGGTTCTACGAGGATCTCGACGACGACGAGATCGCCGCGATCATCGGCTGTTCGGCACCCACAGTCCGGTCCCACGCCAGCCGGGCACTGGCCCGTTTACGCGGGGCGTCCCCGTTGCTCGAGGAGCGTTTCTCATGA